The following proteins are co-located in the Silene latifolia isolate original U9 population chromosome 1, ASM4854445v1, whole genome shotgun sequence genome:
- the LOC141587363 gene encoding putative F-box protein At1g32420, whose translation MNINKNPKTSPNSQRISETPISRFRYSTRISESKYLPPEICTQILTKLPAKSLLRFRCVCRSWCSIIDDPDFVDMHFKLCNNNSGKNNSKLLIALEDLGDDYYEGCMLTVREADTLQKTCRIFMTSDAYSYHIIGSCNGLLLVNQKNGLSCYPEELRLWNPSIRKSLILPANPHSRYLISYTTRYLFGFAPDSKDYKVAAFKFGKSRGIEPGKMYFAVFTLRDQQWTVRNNQFDITLMNPFRDGYGPFQSLSTAVFFHGAAYWLGQNDNRGRRGELTHLCSFDFESENITFLELPFTLNERSNLGFLFLFGESLAIFSISKVASSIWVLQQDNAKRRWTLWFSGKSSPEAFAVLDFCYFKHQKLFYCESGGYFVCGKWAYDIASCEVQELGMMNCGVQLETYSESLVLSKEYGAHYLRDSHE comes from the coding sequence ATGAATATCAACAAGAATCCCAAAACTTCACCGAATTCGCAGCGGATTTCAGAAACACCAATAAGCAGATTCAGATATTCGACCCGTATTTCAGAATCCAAGTACTTACCACCCGAAATTTGCACTCAAATTTTGACAAAATTACCCGCGAAAAGCTTATTACGATTCAGGTGCGTATGCAGATCTTGGTGCTCCATTATCGATGATCCTGATTTTGTAGACATGCATTTTAAACTTTGCAATAACAATTCGGGGAAAAATAATAGTAAATTATTAATAGCCCTCGAGGATTTGGGAGATGATTACTATGAAGGGTGCATGTTGACAGTTCGTGAGGCCGATACGCTTCAAAAAACATGTCGAATCTTCATGACATCTGATGCTTACTCTTACCATATTATCGGTAGCTGTAATGGGTTGCTCCTTGTTAATCAAAAGAACGGGCTTTCTTGTTACCCGGAAGAGTTGAGATTGTGGAACCCTAGTATTCGTAAATCATTGATTCTTCCTGCGAACCCACATTCTCGCTACTTAATCAGTTATACTACTAGGTATTTGTTTGGGTTCGCCCCCGATAGTAAGGATTATAAAGTGGCTGCATTCAAATTTGGAAAAAGTCGAGGTATAGAGCCTGGAAAGATGTATTTTGCCGTTTTTACACTCCGTGATCAACAATGGACCGTCAGAAATAATCAATTCGATATTACTTTAATGAACCCGTTTAGAGATGGGTATGGGCCATTTCAGTCTTTATCTACTGCTGTTTTCTTTCACGGAGCAGCTTATTGGCTTGGACAAAATGATAATCGAGGCCGACGGGGTGAATTAACTCATCTTTGTTCCTTTGACTTTGAGTCGGAAAATATCACCTTTCTGGAACTGCCATTTACTTTGAACGAAAGAAGCAACTTGGGGTTTCtgtttctttttggggaatcactAGCGATTTTCAGTATTTCTAAGGTAGCTTCGAGCATATGGGTGCTACAACAAGACAACGCAAAGAGGCGATGGACTCTATGGTTTTCAGGAAAATCAAGTCCGGAAGCTTTTGCAGTACTCGATTTCTGCTATTTTAAACATCAAAAGCTGTTCTATTGTGAGAGTGGTGGCTATTTTGTTTGCGGGAAGTGGGCTTATGATATAGCCAGTTGCGAAGTGCAGGAATTAGGAATGATGAACTGCGGTGTACAACTGGAAACGTATTCGGAGAGCTTGGTGTTGTCCAAAGAGTACGGAGCACACTACTTGCGCGATTCCCATGAATAA